In Rana temporaria chromosome 3, aRanTem1.1, whole genome shotgun sequence, a single window of DNA contains:
- the MYL7 gene encoding myosin regulatory light chain 2, atrial isoform translates to MASRKAVTRGKAAAKCAQRGSSNVFSMFEQSQIQEFKEAFSCIDQNRDGIISKSDLKETYMQLGKMNVNDEELEEMLKEGKGPINFTVFLSLFGEKLNGTDPEDSILSAFKLLDPNATGNINKDELKQLLMTQADKFTAEEVEQMYAVTPIDVAGNIDYKSLCYIISHGDEKEES, encoded by the exons ATG GCCAGCAGAAAAGCAGTGACACGTGGTAAAGCTGCAGCAAAATGTGCCCAGCGAGGTTCTTCCAATGTCTTCTCAATGTTTGAGCAGTCACAGATCCAAGAATTTAAAGAG GCATTTAGCTGTATAGACCAAAACCGTGATGGCATAATAAGCAAGTCTGACCTTAAAGAGACATATATGCAGCTGG GAAAGATGAATGTGAATGACGAGGAGTTGGAGGAAATGCTGAAGGAAGGAAAAGGACCCATCAACTTCACTGTATTCCTAAGTCTATTTGGAGAGAAGCTTAATG gaacgGACCCAGAAGACTCTATACTAAGTGCTTTCAAACTTCTAGACCCTAATGCAACTGGCAACATCAATAAGGATGA GTTGAAGCAACTCCTTATGACACAAGCAGACAAGTTCACAGCAGAAGAG gtAGAACAGATGTATGCTGTGACCCCCATTGACGTGGCTGGGAATATCGACTACAAGTCACTGTGTTACATAATCTCACATGGAGATGAGAAAGAGGAATCTTGA